The following are encoded in a window of Halorarum salinum genomic DNA:
- a CDS encoding YqcI/YcgG family protein — translation MNRAGLLFDQSELQDAIETGELLAWKKQRYLAFKKSMRKTRYPCHFAVRAERTDSARYLFAGAAGDRDALLKVREGLRQYLERYQSIAERTTLVIFFEPPTEEQSEQEYRTQFWRVLEFLNRRDPEPWPSDVPEDPNDPEWEFCFSGEPMFIVGRAPFYTDRQSRYTPYGLEITIQPRRTLDDITGDTMEGQQARSVIRDRLEDYDDTAPHPDIGDYSDPNTREWKQYLLPASNEESLGEFPFEIDTE, via the coding sequence ATGAATAGAGCAGGGCTACTGTTCGATCAGTCCGAATTGCAAGACGCGATAGAAACGGGAGAGCTACTCGCATGGAAGAAACAGAGATATCTTGCGTTCAAAAAGTCGATGCGGAAGACTCGGTATCCGTGTCATTTTGCAGTTCGAGCTGAACGTACCGATTCCGCTCGGTACCTCTTCGCCGGGGCTGCTGGTGATCGTGATGCGCTTCTCAAAGTGAGAGAAGGATTGCGACAGTATCTCGAACGGTATCAGTCGATAGCCGAACGAACGACGTTGGTGATCTTTTTCGAGCCTCCTACTGAAGAGCAAAGTGAACAGGAGTACCGGACTCAGTTCTGGAGAGTTCTCGAATTCCTCAACAGACGAGATCCGGAGCCATGGCCTAGCGACGTTCCCGAAGACCCAAATGATCCCGAGTGGGAATTCTGCTTCTCCGGAGAACCGATGTTCATCGTCGGACGTGCTCCGTTCTATACGGATCGGCAGAGCAGGTATACGCCATACGGACTCGAAATAACGATCCAGCCACGGAGAACACTCGACGACATTACTGGAGATACAATGGAAGGCCAGCAAGCGCGTTCGGTCATCAGAGATCGGTTAGAGGACTATGACGATACTGCTCCTCATCCCGATATTGGAGATTATAGCGACCCCAACACGCGAGAATGGAAACAGTATCTCCTTCCAGCATCGAACGAGGAGAGTTTGGGTGAATTTCCCTTCGAGATAGATACGGAGTAA
- a CDS encoding P-loop NTPase family protein produces MHTRRHPSIDLPTLDTGVTLLQVDPELGLDPLHTLVVDELLGTDGSAVWIDARGHAQSSTLWELVPHQGYLDRIHVARGHTPWQHAALLDRLPTLVDDSTRLVVAPAVDGFYRTDDIPQWQAEGLLVRRLATLAGVSRTHDVPVLLTRTAVDEFSEPIATAAHHSLECTDTRFGPRFEGDGHETLVYPEGDGWVQTTITFWCKILEHRAKRVGEPVEPVTPTGHVTATSGPGRS; encoded by the coding sequence ATGCACACCAGACGGCATCCATCAATCGACCTCCCGACGCTCGATACAGGCGTGACGCTGCTCCAGGTCGACCCCGAACTCGGCCTCGATCCGCTCCACACGCTCGTCGTCGACGAACTCCTGGGCACCGATGGGAGTGCAGTCTGGATCGACGCTCGCGGACACGCACAGAGTTCGACCCTCTGGGAACTCGTCCCGCATCAGGGCTATTTGGACCGAATTCACGTCGCTCGCGGTCACACGCCGTGGCAGCATGCAGCGCTGCTCGACCGCCTCCCAACGCTCGTCGACGACTCAACCAGGCTGGTGGTCGCCCCTGCCGTCGACGGGTTCTACCGGACGGACGACATCCCTCAGTGGCAGGCGGAGGGGCTCCTCGTTCGCCGGCTCGCCACGCTCGCAGGCGTGTCCCGGACCCATGACGTCCCTGTACTGCTCACTCGGACGGCCGTCGACGAGTTCTCCGAGCCCATCGCGACCGCCGCACACCACTCGCTCGAGTGTACGGACACGCGATTCGGTCCCCGGTTCGAGGGTGATGGCCACGAGACGCTCGTCTATCCCGAGGGCGACGGCTGGGTCCAGACGACGATTACGTTCTGGTGCAAGATCCTCGAGCATCGGGCGAAGCGGGTCGGCGAGCCAGTCGAGCCCGTCACACCCACGGGGCACGTAACGGCGACCTCAGGGCCAGGGAGGTCGTAA
- a CDS encoding sulfotransferase domain-containing protein, whose translation MSLEETTGNLRDQAKRNYERVKNEIITEEKQSILSDYQADDFDSVLLIVTAPRGGSSLLFDILRHHEGTCSLDGEHDRWFTLNGICYPALESDVVPADFESFDREKLLTDLLAEVGATDRSGDRTHRVDNTLVRLPLQFPDRELPYEQIRDQLLAGVSLDEILEELGILPLQYDKYAERDANSPFEAETIEDRPFVSSHRHKRGLTADDFERTLVLKASGDAYRLLWIREQLFPETDVKVVHLTRNPAASINGLYDGWRLNRGFQTYDVGDLDLKGYDGSLWCYDLPVGWVKEGNLIDVCLMQWAQAHRHILDGRDAFEDILRVRFEDLLTDSRSTIKEIVEFADLGESTLLSENVENPNKVMTTKEPRHARWRDREDLVKNALDRADEPYTEVVEELGYTEESEWI comes from the coding sequence GTGAGTCTCGAAGAAACGACGGGCAATCTCCGAGATCAGGCCAAACGGAACTACGAGCGTGTAAAAAACGAGATCATCACGGAGGAGAAGCAGTCAATTCTATCAGACTATCAAGCTGACGACTTTGACAGTGTGCTGCTCATCGTGACGGCTCCGAGAGGGGGAAGTAGTCTCCTTTTCGATATCCTTCGACACCATGAAGGGACGTGTAGTCTCGATGGCGAGCACGATCGCTGGTTCACTCTGAACGGGATCTGTTACCCTGCCCTCGAGTCCGACGTCGTTCCGGCCGACTTCGAGTCGTTCGATAGAGAGAAACTTCTGACTGATCTCCTCGCTGAGGTCGGTGCAACCGACCGATCCGGCGACCGAACGCATCGTGTGGATAACACGCTCGTCCGGCTCCCATTGCAGTTTCCTGATCGAGAGCTCCCGTACGAGCAGATACGCGACCAACTACTTGCTGGAGTGTCGCTCGATGAGATACTCGAGGAGCTCGGAATCCTGCCACTGCAGTACGATAAATACGCAGAACGAGACGCAAACAGCCCGTTCGAAGCCGAAACGATCGAGGACCGACCGTTCGTCTCCTCGCACCGTCACAAGCGTGGTCTCACAGCGGACGATTTCGAGCGGACGCTCGTCCTCAAAGCGAGTGGCGACGCATACCGGCTTCTGTGGATCCGCGAGCAGCTGTTTCCCGAGACCGATGTCAAAGTCGTTCACCTCACGCGGAACCCAGCAGCGTCGATTAACGGACTCTACGACGGGTGGCGGCTGAACAGAGGGTTCCAGACGTACGACGTTGGCGATCTCGATCTCAAAGGCTACGACGGCTCGCTGTGGTGCTATGATCTCCCGGTGGGCTGGGTTAAGGAGGGGAACCTCATCGATGTCTGCCTGATGCAGTGGGCTCAAGCCCACCGCCATATCCTCGATGGCCGCGATGCGTTCGAGGACATCCTTCGAGTCCGGTTCGAGGATCTCCTCACCGACAGCCGCTCCACTATTAAGGAGATCGTCGAGTTCGCCGATCTCGGCGAGTCGACACTGCTCTCCGAGAACGTCGAAAACCCCAATAAGGTGATGACGACGAAGGAACCGCGACACGCTCGCTGGCGAGACAGGGAAGACCTCGTCAAGAACGCGCTTGATCGAGCCGACGAGCCGTATACCGAGGTGGTCGAGGAACTGGGATACACGGAGGAGTCTGAATGGATCTGA
- a CDS encoding homing endonuclease associated repeat-containing protein: MDAAKSRFESAAELGEKYDLDTARAEAGVEFTNTCLERADRQVRFEELLTEAQRLVSDARTASINGEEGRASQQYCEAKSKLEGVLAASDEKPSSSVVESKQLYTRLEEALSSGADSSGTEKKSSTETETATTEQSSRSNGQRPTRDDLINELQTLTEELGGAPKAPEMDDQGSYSTHEYYRKFGSWNDALDAAGIDRRESLLTELERVAADIGEIPSTTQSMNTVDTAPGCMPISLGR; the protein is encoded by the coding sequence TTGGACGCAGCCAAGTCGCGGTTCGAATCCGCTGCGGAATTGGGCGAGAAGTACGATCTTGACACAGCCAGGGCGGAAGCCGGTGTGGAGTTCACCAATACCTGTCTCGAAAGAGCTGACCGGCAGGTTCGATTCGAGGAGTTGCTCACAGAGGCTCAGCGGCTCGTCAGTGATGCACGGACAGCCTCGATAAACGGCGAGGAAGGTCGGGCAAGCCAGCAGTACTGTGAGGCGAAGTCGAAGCTTGAGGGGGTGCTGGCCGCCTCAGATGAGAAGCCGAGTTCCTCGGTGGTGGAATCCAAACAGCTCTATACAAGACTTGAGGAGGCTCTTTCGTCGGGAGCCGACAGCAGTGGTACGGAGAAGAAATCGAGCACTGAGACCGAGACAGCGACCACTGAGCAGTCCTCGAGGAGCAATGGTCAACGACCCACGCGGGACGATCTCATCAACGAACTCCAGACCTTGACAGAGGAACTCGGCGGCGCGCCAAAGGCTCCCGAGATGGACGATCAAGGATCGTATTCGACTCACGAGTATTATCGGAAGTTCGGATCGTGGAACGATGCACTGGACGCTGCCGGTATCGACCGAAGGGAGTCGCTCCTCACTGAACTAGAGCGTGTTGCTGCTGACATCGGAGAGATACCGTCAACCACTCAGTCGATGAACACGGTCGATACAGCTCCGGGATGTATGCCAATAAGTTTGGGACGATAA
- a CDS encoding outer membrane protein assembly factor BamB family protein translates to MNASPVVGDGIVYVPGSGDPGLIHAIDIETGDQVWQFEPEGYASSSPALVDGTLYVGTWGKRFYAIDADSGEEAWSREIGHRFGSSSPVIADGTVYVGTNGDGPLIVSGPDDEEEFEACKFLALDADTGETQWEYREFGEKENVDSSPAIADGRVYFLGETAVYAVDAETGDEVWTRSISTHSGSSPAVVDGVVYYGAPTDGESEIPAQVWALDASSGETLWTAGIDDVSLRTSPAVADGTVYVAASSMRVCYGGGGDGEPECSGVTRGQLYALDAATGERRWTAEIKTDTRSSPAVADGVIYVGCRDGVSAVTTAGENAWRVAFESDREDGPYVKSSPAVIGGYVFIGASDGRLRAISATESS, encoded by the coding sequence ATGAACGCGTCTCCCGTCGTCGGAGATGGAATCGTCTACGTTCCGGGAAGCGGCGATCCGGGGCTGATCCACGCGATCGATATCGAAACTGGGGATCAAGTATGGCAGTTCGAACCCGAGGGATACGCGTCGTCGTCGCCCGCGCTCGTGGACGGCACGCTCTATGTCGGTACGTGGGGCAAGCGGTTTTATGCGATCGATGCGGACTCGGGTGAGGAAGCCTGGAGCCGAGAGATCGGCCATCGGTTCGGCTCATCGTCGCCAGTCATCGCTGACGGCACGGTGTACGTCGGGACGAACGGCGATGGCCCGCTGATCGTGAGTGGGCCCGACGACGAGGAGGAGTTCGAGGCCTGCAAGTTTCTCGCACTGGACGCGGACACAGGAGAGACTCAGTGGGAGTACCGCGAGTTCGGCGAGAAGGAGAACGTCGACTCGTCACCGGCCATCGCCGATGGTCGGGTCTACTTCTTGGGTGAGACTGCTGTGTACGCAGTGGATGCGGAAACCGGGGACGAAGTCTGGACGCGATCCATTTCGACCCATTCTGGTTCGTCGCCGGCCGTCGTCGACGGTGTCGTCTACTATGGCGCGCCCACCGATGGGGAGTCCGAAATTCCCGCACAGGTCTGGGCACTCGATGCGTCGAGTGGAGAGACGCTATGGACTGCGGGAATCGATGACGTCAGTCTTCGAACGTCGCCTGCAGTCGCTGACGGCACAGTCTACGTGGCAGCGTCGTCCATGCGAGTCTGTTACGGCGGAGGCGGTGACGGTGAACCGGAGTGTTCCGGCGTGACCCGAGGACAGCTATACGCGCTTGATGCGGCGACAGGTGAGCGACGATGGACGGCCGAGATCAAGACCGACACTCGCTCGTCGCCCGCTGTTGCGGATGGGGTAATCTACGTGGGCTGCCGAGATGGCGTCTCAGCGGTCACCACTGCCGGTGAAAACGCCTGGCGGGTGGCGTTCGAGAGCGATCGGGAAGATGGTCCGTACGTGAAATCATCACCGGCAGTCATCGGGGGATACGTCTTCATCGGGGCGTCCGATGGGCGGCTCCGAGCGATTAGTGCAACCGAGTCATCGTAA
- the cysC gene encoding adenylyl-sulfate kinase, which yields MSEETIWLFGLPCSGKTTLAEGLLGPSTVHLDGDYLRNTLNSDLGFSKEDRTENLRRAAGVAQALNEQGFDVVASFITPYRSQRDLIAETIENVSFVYVNAPVEVCEERDVKGMYEQARNGEIEGFTGIDAPFEEPEGEETGLEVQTATHSKEESLEKINTELDLKFNPSHIFIGRWQPLHDGHRTIIDSAADNGKNVIIAIRDTELSEKNPLTAQERQELIEDVYEDHPNVETMIIPDVDTVAIGRDVGYSVVSVPEEVAEISGTETREEYEKNELLTGQHLED from the coding sequence ATGTCTGAAGAGACCATTTGGCTCTTCGGATTGCCATGTTCCGGGAAGACAACGCTCGCCGAGGGGTTACTCGGTCCGAGTACGGTCCACTTGGATGGGGATTATCTTCGAAACACCCTCAATTCCGATCTCGGGTTCTCGAAGGAGGATCGAACCGAGAACCTCAGACGGGCTGCTGGAGTCGCACAAGCGTTGAACGAACAGGGGTTCGACGTCGTCGCGTCGTTCATCACGCCGTATCGGTCCCAGCGAGACCTGATCGCCGAGACGATCGAGAACGTCTCGTTCGTCTATGTCAATGCACCTGTCGAAGTGTGCGAGGAACGCGATGTCAAGGGAATGTACGAGCAGGCTCGTAACGGTGAGATCGAGGGCTTCACCGGTATCGACGCGCCGTTCGAGGAGCCAGAGGGAGAGGAGACCGGACTCGAAGTCCAGACGGCGACGCACTCGAAGGAGGAGAGTCTCGAGAAGATCAATACAGAGCTAGACCTCAAGTTCAATCCAAGCCACATCTTCATCGGTCGCTGGCAGCCACTCCACGATGGCCACCGGACGATCATCGATTCAGCCGCAGACAACGGCAAGAACGTCATTATCGCCATCCGCGACACCGAGCTCAGCGAGAAGAATCCCCTCACCGCACAGGAGCGCCAGGAGCTAATTGAGGACGTCTACGAGGACCATCCGAACGTCGAGACGATGATTATTCCGGATGTCGATACCGTGGCTATCGGACGAGACGTCGGATACTCGGTCGTCTCGGTTCCCGAGGAGGTCGCAGAGATCAGCGGAACCGAGACGCGCGAGGAGTACGAGAAGAACGAGCTCCTCACGGGACAGCACTTGGAGGACTAA
- a CDS encoding SWIM zinc finger family protein, protein MPAHPLAQLDVSTRVLKRAQYEAFEFKLLDQGLLVRNGSHPDPENHEYQVTVTDGLPMHCECPADEKYDGACKHCVAVAIRNPVLEAAVHAQLAADGSGTTDRSLSKEQYLAEKESPERVDVTDELVDTDGESSEDTDEEEHPCECDSLTNDFPCWNCVLAGRRSVPDP, encoded by the coding sequence ATGCCAGCACATCCACTTGCCCAACTAGATGTATCGACACGCGTCCTCAAACGCGCCCAGTACGAGGCGTTCGAATTCAAACTTCTCGACCAAGGATTGCTCGTCCGCAACGGCAGCCACCCTGATCCCGAGAACCACGAGTACCAAGTCACCGTAACCGACGGCCTTCCCATGCACTGTGAGTGCCCGGCCGACGAGAAATACGACGGGGCGTGTAAGCACTGCGTCGCAGTCGCGATCAGAAACCCGGTCCTCGAGGCAGCAGTGCATGCCCAACTCGCCGCGGACGGCTCCGGGACGACCGACCGGTCGCTCTCGAAGGAGCAGTACCTTGCGGAGAAGGAGTCCCCGGAGCGTGTCGACGTCACTGACGAACTCGTCGACACAGACGGCGAATCCAGCGAAGACACCGACGAGGAGGAGCACCCCTGCGAATGCGATAGCCTGACCAATGACTTTCCCTGCTGGAACTGCGTTCTCGCAGGTCGCCGCTCCGTGCCCGACCCGTAG
- a CDS encoding type B DNA-directed DNA polymerase produces the protein MLTVDYLEEGGVREWRLTEDSVRTVANPEYRPTLYLGNPVSDLYGRSGGPNPSVTTGQETPREDLVELGEWLAPQEAVASVDIEHWRQSWRTPECPLLRVDVHLIDAVQSVAQRAQQYGHPDGVTCYNVDLSRQFRYALETGTEAAPDTSFRELRTLELGFPVYEAARGIDALPQLRVDGERVGRGPRAVVEHVQAIVDEADPDVFVMDTAEVVPLLYEAAETYGLDEFDLGRRPGWDILAGSSTYQTYGRISHSPARYHLPGRVIIDRSNTFFYSQGGMPGCLDLVKRAGLPLQELSWASIGRCLTAMQIREARSRGVLVPWRPWRPEFTKSMATLDDADRGGATLAPEVGVHELDFASMYPNIIRRYNVSPETVRCGCCDEDDARDVVPRLGYTICKEKGYLGDILGPLIDDRDAMKVAMKTTDNPEEQARLEQRSSAIKWILVSCFGYQGHANAKYGRIECHETINAYAREILLDAKAALEEGGWRVLHGIVDSIWVTPAADVDNEDRRPLKAITDEVSREAQIELEYEAAFDWVAFCPLRESNAGALTKYFGRRRDEDLPATPAVDLGEAVKLRGIECRQHDTPPFVAQVQRDLIAAFDRSRDVDAVLGVLERWLTKLAEEDVPVEQLEVQQRVSKDVEQYSQETLTVCALRRIKRQGTPLAPGQQVEYVVVDADGRGTERVRLAHEQVDHYDAEWYREQCIRAAVSVLSASGFRESDIKSYLTESETPSIQAY, from the coding sequence ATGCTGACAGTTGACTATCTGGAGGAGGGCGGCGTACGCGAGTGGCGGCTAACCGAGGACAGCGTGCGGACGGTGGCGAACCCGGAGTACCGACCGACGCTGTATCTCGGCAATCCCGTCTCGGACCTCTACGGGCGCTCGGGTGGCCCGAACCCCTCCGTTACCACTGGCCAGGAGACGCCGCGCGAGGACCTCGTCGAACTCGGTGAGTGGCTCGCACCGCAGGAGGCGGTCGCCTCCGTCGACATCGAGCACTGGCGCCAGTCGTGGCGAACCCCGGAGTGCCCGCTCCTCCGCGTGGACGTCCACTTGATCGACGCCGTCCAGTCAGTCGCACAGCGCGCCCAGCAGTACGGTCACCCCGACGGCGTCACCTGCTACAACGTCGACCTCTCCCGGCAGTTCCGGTACGCCCTCGAAACGGGGACGGAGGCCGCTCCGGACACCAGTTTTCGTGAGCTTCGAACGCTCGAATTGGGCTTCCCCGTGTACGAGGCGGCGCGCGGGATCGACGCGCTCCCACAGCTCCGCGTCGACGGGGAGCGCGTCGGGCGTGGGCCACGGGCAGTCGTCGAGCACGTCCAGGCGATCGTCGACGAGGCGGACCCGGACGTGTTCGTCATGGACACCGCCGAGGTCGTACCGCTGCTCTACGAGGCCGCCGAGACCTACGGCCTAGACGAGTTCGACCTGGGGCGACGTCCGGGCTGGGACATCCTCGCCGGGTCGTCGACCTACCAGACGTATGGCCGGATCAGCCACTCACCCGCCCGGTATCACCTCCCAGGACGGGTGATCATCGACCGGTCGAACACGTTCTTCTACTCACAAGGGGGGATGCCGGGGTGTCTCGATCTCGTCAAACGGGCCGGCCTCCCCCTGCAAGAACTCTCGTGGGCGTCGATCGGGCGCTGTCTCACGGCGATGCAGATCCGCGAGGCCCGCTCGCGTGGCGTGCTTGTCCCGTGGCGCCCGTGGCGCCCAGAGTTCACGAAGTCGATGGCGACGCTCGACGACGCCGACCGTGGGGGAGCGACGCTCGCACCCGAGGTCGGCGTCCACGAGCTGGACTTCGCCTCGATGTACCCCAACATCATCCGGAGGTACAACGTGTCTCCAGAAACTGTCCGCTGCGGCTGCTGTGACGAGGACGACGCACGAGATGTCGTCCCCAGACTCGGATACACTATCTGCAAAGAGAAGGGCTACCTCGGCGACATCCTCGGGCCGCTCATCGATGATCGCGATGCAATGAAGGTGGCCATGAAGACGACCGATAATCCGGAAGAGCAGGCCCGGCTGGAGCAACGCTCCTCGGCCATCAAGTGGATTCTCGTCTCCTGTTTCGGCTACCAGGGACACGCGAACGCGAAATACGGCCGGATCGAGTGCCACGAGACGATCAACGCCTACGCTCGGGAGATCCTCCTCGACGCGAAAGCAGCGCTGGAGGAGGGCGGCTGGCGCGTGCTCCACGGCATCGTGGACTCGATCTGGGTGACGCCGGCGGCTGACGTCGACAATGAAGACCGCCGCCCGCTCAAGGCGATCACGGACGAGGTCTCACGAGAGGCCCAGATCGAACTGGAGTACGAGGCGGCATTCGACTGGGTGGCGTTCTGCCCCCTGAGAGAATCGAACGCCGGGGCGCTCACGAAGTACTTTGGCCGGCGCCGTGACGAGGATCTTCCAGCCACCCCGGCCGTGGATCTGGGCGAAGCGGTGAAGCTCCGGGGAATCGAGTGCCGCCAGCACGACACGCCGCCGTTCGTCGCGCAGGTGCAGCGTGATCTCATCGCGGCGTTCGACCGGTCGCGCGACGTGGACGCTGTCCTTGGCGTCTTAGAGAGATGGCTCACCAAACTTGCCGAAGAGGACGTCCCTGTAGAGCAACTCGAGGTACAACAGCGGGTCTCGAAGGACGTCGAACAGTACTCCCAAGAGACGCTCACAGTCTGTGCGCTCCGGCGGATAAAACGGCAGGGAACGCCACTCGCGCCTGGCCAACAGGTCGAGTACGTCGTCGTCGATGCTGACGGACGTGGGACAGAGCGCGTTCGACTCGCTCACGAGCAGGTCGACCACTACGATGCCGAGTGGTACCGCGAGCAGTGTATCCGTGCTGCGGTGAGTGTCCTTTCAGCGAGTGGGTTCCGTGAGTCGGATATCAAGTCATATCTTACTGAGAGTGAGACGCCATCGATCCAGGCGTACTAA
- a CDS encoding homing endonuclease associated repeat-containing protein, translating into MYANKFGTITAARDAADFSSVKDREQGSQAHVSTDESHSQPDDSATESSPDSGPSREALIDEIQRLDDGDNLVPYASEMDSDGAYKAYDCLQEFGSWDEALEAAGIDKRARLLEELRRVRDELKRMPKTTDMDHHGRVSASMYANFFGSWTKATSLIDAREEPTCETTTSDPSPRTGDESNSSPVLNVDKDSILTWEDIPGNSRLPSPIAVQVKEKKRTRSNRVEGRYLVADLNDKEFELKVWQKHELDIEWDVDTWYVLSEARGTVWESDGEVHRLLDSTRDLTAMEYGVRSPMDES; encoded by the coding sequence ATGTATGCCAATAAGTTTGGGACGATAACTGCAGCACGCGATGCCGCAGATTTCTCCAGCGTCAAAGATCGCGAACAGGGATCCCAAGCACACGTTTCGACCGACGAATCACACAGTCAGCCCGACGACAGCGCCACGGAGTCCTCCCCAGATTCTGGACCATCCCGAGAGGCACTCATCGACGAGATTCAGCGTCTTGATGACGGTGATAACCTCGTGCCGTACGCGTCGGAGATGGATTCGGACGGCGCGTACAAAGCGTATGACTGTCTCCAGGAATTCGGCTCATGGGATGAAGCGCTTGAAGCTGCAGGGATCGACAAGCGTGCTCGACTCCTTGAGGAACTCCGACGCGTTCGAGACGAGCTCAAACGGATGCCGAAAACGACAGACATGGATCATCACGGGCGAGTCTCTGCCTCAATGTACGCCAATTTCTTTGGATCGTGGACGAAAGCAACCTCCCTGATTGATGCAAGAGAAGAGCCGACATGCGAGACAACTACCTCTGATCCGTCTCCTAGAACCGGAGATGAATCGAATTCATCGCCCGTTTTGAACGTTGACAAAGACTCCATCCTCACCTGGGAGGATATCCCGGGGAACAGTCGGCTTCCGTCTCCGATCGCGGTTCAGGTGAAGGAGAAGAAAAGGACGCGGTCGAATCGTGTGGAGGGCCGGTATCTGGTCGCTGATCTCAACGACAAGGAGTTCGAGCTCAAAGTCTGGCAGAAACATGAGCTCGATATCGAGTGGGACGTCGATACCTGGTATGTTCTGAGTGAGGCCAGAGGAACGGTCTGGGAGAGCGACGGCGAGGTCCACCGACTTCTCGATAGCACGAGGGACCTTACGGCGATGGAGTATGGAGTACGATCACCAATGGATGAATCATAG